A region from the Toxotes jaculatrix isolate fToxJac2 chromosome 2, fToxJac2.pri, whole genome shotgun sequence genome encodes:
- the LOC121191080 gene encoding olfactory receptor 13C2-like — MDEELNVTYITLGGLVEVHKYRYLYFTIIFIAYVLIICGNTTIVYLIWIHQNLHEPMYIFIAALLINSILYSTNIYPKLLIDILSEKQIISYQACLCQYYMFYSLGGSEFSLLSAMAYDRYVSIFKPLQYPTIMRKTTVCIILALAWLFPACHLLATVIMNANQKLCHFTLRVILCNNSIYKLHCVSSRAISIFGVISLLNVVLLPVLFIIFTYTKIFIITYRSSKEVRKKAAETCLPHLLVVINYSLLSTYNVIIVRLESDIPTVALLIMTLQGVIYNPLFNPIIYGLKMREISKHLKRLLNRDTMN, encoded by the coding sequence ATGGATGAAGAATTAAATGTAACGTATATAACTCTTGGTGGGCTTGTGGAGGTTCACAAATACAGATACCTTTATTTTACGATCATTTTTATAGCATATGTTCTAATAATCTGCGGTAATACTACTATTGTGTACCTGATTTGGATTCACCAAAACCTCCATGAGCCTATGTatattttcattgcagctttgtTAATTAACTCTATTCTTTACAGCACTAATATCTACCCAAAGCTTCTGATAGACATTTTATCTGAAAAACAGATCATATCTTATCAAGCTTGTCTTTGTCAGTATTATATGTTTTACTCTTTAGGCGGTTCAGAGTTCTCActgttgtcagccatggcctatgacaggtaTGTGTCCATATTTAAACCTTTGCAATATCCAACTATCATGAGAAAAACCACTGTCTGTATCATTCTGGCTTTAGCTTGGCTTTTTCCTGCTTGTCATTTGCTGGCAACAGTAATAATGAACGCTAATCAAAAGCTCTGTCACTTTACTTTGAGAGTAATTCTTTGTAATAACTCAATTTACAAACTTCACTGTGTGAGCTCAAGGGCAATATCTATATTTGGTGTGATCAGTTTGCTAAATGTTGTACTTCTTCCTGTGCTCTTTATCATTTTTacatacacaaaaatatttattataacCTATCGAAGTAGCAAAgaagtcaggaaaaaagctgcagagacctgtttacctcacctgCTAGTTGTAATTAACTATTCCTTACTGTCCACTTACAATGTTATTATTGTTCGACTGGAATCGGATATTCCCACAGTTGCTCTTTTAATAATGACTTTACAAGGAGTTATATATAATCCTCTCTTTAATCCAATCATATATGGACTTAAAATGAGAGAAATCTCTAAACACCTCAAGCGTTTGTTAAATCGAGACACAATGAACTGA
- the LOC121198705 gene encoding olfactory receptor 6N2-like — MEAELNVTYISLGGYLEVQRYRYVYFVIMFTVYILIICCNSTIVCLIWIQKNLHEPMYIFIAALLLNSVLFSTVIYPKLLTDVLSEKQIISFQACLFQWFIYSSLTGSEFLLLSAMAYDRYVSICNPLQYPTIMRKTTIKVILVSAWLVPACELTVAVVLYANIKLCHFSLKGLFCNTSIYTLQCVRSVALSIYGVFLLLNIALFPMLFIVFTYTRILIISYRSCKTVRRKAAQTCFPHLLVLISFSFFVTYDVIVVRLEEDLPKLARLIMTLQVILYHPLFNPIIYGLKMKEISKHLKSLLFQNKSH, encoded by the coding sequence ATGGAAGctgaattaaatgtaacataTATAAGTCTTGGTGGGTATTTAGAAGTGCAAAGAtacagatatgtttattttgtgatcATGTTTACAGTGTATATTTTAATCATCTGCTGTAATTCCACCATTGTGTGTCTGATCTGGATTCAGAAAAACCTCCATGAGcctatgtacattttcattgcagcgTTGTTACTGAACTCTGTTCTGTTCAGCACTGTTATCTACCCAAAGCTTTTAACTGATGTTTTATCTGAGAAACAGATAATTTCATTTCAAGCCTGTCTCTTTCAGTGGTTTATATATTCCTCTCTGACTGGTTCAGAGTTCTTActgttgtcagccatggcctatgacaggtatgtgtctATATGCAATCCTCTGCAATATCCAACTATCATGAGAAAAACTACCATCAAAGTCATTCTGGTTTCAGCTTGGCTTGTTCCTGCTTGTGAGCTTACAGTGGCAGTTGTATTGTATGCTAATATAAAACTCTGTCACTTTAGTTTGAAAGGACTGTTCTGTAACACTTCAATTTACACACTTCAGTGTGTTCGCTCAGTAGCACTGTCCATTTATGGTGTCTTCTTATTGCTAAACATTGCTCTTTTCCCTATGCTCTTCATAGTTTTTACATACACCAGGATACTTATTATATCCTATAGAAGTTGTAAAACAGTCCGTAGAAAAGCTGCACAGACCTGTTTTCCTCACCTGCTGGTTTTAAtcagcttttccttttttgttacTTATGACGTCATTGTAGTTCGACTGGAAGAAGATTTGCCAAAACTTGCCCGTTTAATTATGACTTTACAAGTGATTCTGTATCATCCTCTCTTTAATCCAATCATAtacggactgaaaatgaaagaaatctcCAAACACCTCAAGAGCTTGTTGTTTCAGAACAAATCACACTAA